The following proteins are encoded in a genomic region of Rattus rattus isolate New Zealand chromosome 2, Rrattus_CSIRO_v1, whole genome shotgun sequence:
- the LOC116894391 gene encoding keratin-associated protein 20-2-like — MCYYGSYYGRLGCGYGGLGCGYGCGYGCGYGCGYGCGYGGYGYGCCRPLCCRRYWSCGFY; from the coding sequence ATGTGTTACTATGGCAGCTACTATGGTAGACTAGGCTGTGGCTATGGTGGCCtaggctgtggctatggctgtggctatggctgtggctatggctgtggctatggctgtggctatggtgGCTATGGTTATGGCTGCTGTCGCCCACTGTGTTGTAGACGGTACTGGTCCTGTGGCTTCTACTGA
- the LOC116894392 gene encoding keratin-associated protein 20-2-like: MCYYGSYYGGLGYGYGGLGCGYGCGYGCGYGCGYGGYGCGYGGYGYGCCRPLCCRRYWSCGFY, translated from the coding sequence ATGTGCTACTACGGCAGCTACTACGGAGGCCTGGGCTATGGCTATGGTGGCCtaggctgtggctatggctgtggctatggctgtggctatggctgtggctatggtggctatggctgtggctatggtgGCTATGGTTATGGATGTTGCCGCCCACTGTGCTGTAGAAGGTACTGGTCCTGTGGCTTCTACTGA
- the LOC116894393 gene encoding keratin-associated protein 20-2-like, whose product MCYYSSYYGGQGYGWGGLGCGYGCGYGCGYGCGYGCSYGGYGCGCGAYGFGCCRPLCCRRYWSYGFY is encoded by the coding sequence ATGTGTTACTACAGCAGCTACTATGGAGGCCAGGGCTATGGCTGGGGTGGCCtaggctgtggctatggctgtggctatggctgtggctatggctgtggctatggctgtaGCTAtggtggctatggctgtggctgcGGTGCCTATGGTTTTGGCTGCTGCCGCCCACTGTGCTGTAGAAGGTACTGGTCCTATGGCTTCTACTGA